In a single window of the Osmia bicornis bicornis chromosome 7, iOsmBic2.1, whole genome shotgun sequence genome:
- the LOC123987962 gene encoding uncharacterized protein LOC123987962 has protein sequence MSGESLPTFNPNENDGNVYAAWKRWLRAFELFVASKNVTDINGKKAMLLHHGGLELQDVFYTLPNADIVEEGENAYEKAMDALTTHFKPKLNMAYERHVFRQLKQKEGETMNQYITRLRQQAKNCEFPAEEIEICGQIVEKCTSNEIRRRLLEKGAFKLSDVIEVARTIEAIELKTKDIEKSTVAATHSVKKERKFEKVTEKKKHIQCFRCGYTGHTYKDERCPAKSRTCSKCGKRGHFATVCKSQMTSSNGGRREPPRRVRVRELDEEAGAVQSRYAFGLQTDCRISAMQEGQSMDVKIGGIILNMLIDSGAQCNVVDENT, from the coding sequence ATGAGTGGCGAAAGTTTACCCACGTTTAACCCGAACGAAAACGACGGAAACGTATACGCAGCATGGAAGCGGTGGCTCAGAGCCTTCGAATTATTTGTGGCGAGTAAAAACGTTACAGACATTAACGGGAAAAAAGCAATGTTATTGCACCATGGTGGACTCGAATTGCAGGACGTTTTCTATACATTGCCAAACGCAGATATTGTCGAGGAAGGAGAAAACGCGTACGAAAAAGCAATGGACGCTCTGACGACGCATTTCAAGCCGAAATTAAACATGGCGTATGAGAGGCACGTGTTTCGTCAGTTAAAACAAAAGGAAGGTGAGACTATGAACCAGTACATCACGAGGCTAAGACAGCAAGCGAAGAATTGCGAGTTTCCAGCGGaggaaatagaaatttgtGGGCAAATTGTGGAAAAATGTACGTCGAACGAAATTCGGCGGCGCCTCCTTGAGAAGGGGGCTTTCAAGTTGAGTGACGTCATAGAAGTTGCTAGAACGATCGAGGCGATCGAGCTAAAAACAAAAGACATAGAAAAGTCAACGGTCGCTGCGACGCACAGCgtgaagaaagagagaaagttCGAGAAGGTGacagagaagaaaaaacaCATTCAATGTTTTCGGTGTGGATACACAGGACATACGTACAAGGACGAAAGGTGTCCGGCAAAATCGAGAACGTGCAGTAAATGCGGAAAAAGGGGTCATTTTGCGACGGTGTGCAAATCGCAGATGACGTCGAGCAACGGAGGAAGGCGAGAACCACCACGCAGAGTGAGGGTCAGGGAGCTGGATGAAGAGGCCGGCGCGGTACAATCGAGATATGCATTTGGTTTACAAACGGATTGCCGGATCAGTGCGATGCAAGAGGGACAAAGTATGGACGTTAAGATAGGCggtattattttaaatatgttaattGATTCAGGGGCACAGTGTAATGTGGTCGATGAAAACACGTGA